In Planktothrix serta PCC 8927, a single window of DNA contains:
- a CDS encoding DUF433 domain-containing protein — translation MRYQDIITIEPGKRGGKPCIRGMRITVYDVLSYLASGMTYKEILDDFPYLTQEDILACLSYAADRERQTLMIQA, via the coding sequence ATGCGGTATCAAGACATCATCACGATAGAACCTGGAAAGCGAGGAGGTAAACCTTGTATTCGTGGAATGCGAATCACTGTTTATGATGTGCTGTCTTACCTAGCTTCAGGTATGACCTATAAGGAAATCCTGGATGATTTTCCTTATCTCACTCAGGAAGATATTCTTGCTTGCTTAAGTTATGCGGCTGACCGAGAACGACAAACATTAATGATTCAAGCATGA
- a CDS encoding DNA adenine methylase, which translates to MTVQKNPLVKPFLKWAGGKRQLLPEILKYLPKKIGKATYYEPFLGGGALLFELQPKTAIVNDSNWELINCYRVIKDDVEELIEILKDHKAKNSKEYYDDLRERDRLKEYSKFSEAEKAARIIYLNKTCYNGLFRVNSKGHFNVPFGRYKNPNILDEAVLRGVNDYFNQNTVTFLNRDFAEAVKDAKKGDFVYFDPPYDPVSNSASFTGYDINGFNQNEQRRLKQVVDELTEKGCNVMLSNSATDFILDLYKDYKETIKILSATRSINSNALKRGKIDEVLVLNYVPKP; encoded by the coding sequence GTGACTGTGCAAAAAAATCCCCTAGTTAAACCTTTTTTAAAATGGGCAGGAGGGAAGCGACAATTATTACCTGAAATCCTAAAATATCTTCCTAAAAAGATAGGTAAAGCTACATACTATGAACCCTTTTTAGGAGGAGGTGCACTTTTATTTGAGTTACAACCCAAAACAGCAATTGTTAATGATAGTAACTGGGAATTAATTAATTGTTATCGAGTGATTAAAGATGATGTTGAAGAACTCATTGAGATTTTAAAAGATCACAAAGCGAAAAATTCCAAAGAATATTATGATGATCTGCGGGAAAGGGATCGTTTAAAAGAGTATAGTAAATTTTCTGAAGCCGAAAAAGCTGCTCGAATTATTTATTTAAACAAAACTTGTTACAATGGATTATTTAGAGTTAATTCTAAAGGACATTTTAATGTTCCTTTTGGTCGTTATAAAAATCCGAATATATTAGACGAGGCGGTATTAAGAGGAGTTAACGATTATTTTAATCAAAATACAGTAACTTTTTTAAATCGTGATTTTGCTGAAGCTGTTAAAGATGCCAAAAAAGGCGATTTTGTCTATTTTGATCCTCCTTATGATCCCGTTTCTAATAGCGCTTCTTTCACGGGATATGATATTAATGGCTTTAATCAAAATGAACAAAGACGTTTAAAACAAGTGGTTGATGAATTAACCGAAAAAGGATGTAATGTGATGTTAAGTAATTCAGCCACAGATTTTATCTTGGATTTGTATAAAGATTATAAAGAAACAATAAAAATCCTTTCTGCAACCCGCAGTATTAACTCTAATGCTCTCAAACGAGGTAAAATAGATGAGGTTTTAGTTTTAAATTATGTTCCCAAACCTTAA
- a CDS encoding AAA family ATPase: MKIISLRVKNNFLGWDFNEIKFSSNLILLVGISGAGKTQILRAIIDLRRIANGKAINGFEWEIIFSTVDGTEFVWEGSFATVEKNQLNFDYAEKENQDDKEKPPLIYEKLSSKNEVLSERNQEEIKFRNSPMPKLSSHQSIIYIFKEEPIIKKAFDALNKIEYRDHTRHGGFPLRIQEKSLHSLKSKYKTLENIVNSDEDIRTKMYLTYENNLDIFDKIRSTFIEIFPQVENIKIESLETDDVLKKISDNVPVIYIKQKAVHKWIREDRMSSGMLRTIIHISEIFLANEGSVILIDEFENSLGINCIDILTDDLIHENKTLQFIATSHHPYIINNIPYEYWKIVTRQGGHISICNASDYHLGKSKQDAFIQLTRAC; the protein is encoded by the coding sequence ATGAAGATTATTTCATTGCGAGTAAAGAATAACTTTTTGGGTTGGGATTTTAATGAAATCAAGTTTTCATCAAATTTAATCCTTTTAGTTGGTATATCAGGTGCAGGTAAAACCCAAATTCTACGTGCCATTATCGATTTAAGACGTATTGCAAATGGAAAAGCTATAAATGGGTTTGAATGGGAAATCATATTTTCTACCGTAGATGGGACTGAATTTGTTTGGGAAGGTAGCTTTGCTACTGTTGAAAAAAATCAACTAAATTTTGATTATGCTGAAAAAGAAAACCAAGATGACAAAGAAAAACCACCATTAATTTATGAGAAACTCAGTTCAAAAAATGAAGTTTTAAGTGAGCGAAACCAAGAAGAAATAAAGTTTAGAAATAGCCCCATGCCCAAACTTTCTTCCCATCAATCAATAATATATATTTTTAAAGAAGAACCTATTATTAAGAAAGCCTTTGATGCCTTAAATAAAATAGAATATCGTGACCACACAAGACACGGTGGTTTCCCCCTTAGAATTCAGGAAAAATCTTTGCATTCTCTTAAAAGCAAGTATAAAACTTTAGAGAATATAGTAAATAGTGATGAAGATATTAGGACTAAAATGTATCTGACTTATGAAAATAACTTAGATATTTTTGATAAAATTAGATCGACATTTATTGAAATTTTCCCACAAGTAGAAAATATCAAGATTGAATCACTTGAAACAGATGATGTACTAAAAAAAATCTCTGACAATGTTCCTGTTATTTATATCAAACAAAAAGCTGTCCACAAATGGATTAGAGAAGATAGGATGTCTTCTGGTATGTTACGCACAATTATTCATATTAGTGAAATTTTTCTTGCCAATGAAGGTTCGGTAATATTGATTGATGAATTTGAGAATAGCTTAGGGATAAATTGTATTGACATATTGACTGATGACCTTATTCACGAAAATAAAACCTTACAATTTATTGCCACAAGTCATCACCCTTACATTATTAATAATATTCCGTATGAATATTGGAAAATAGTGACCCGGCAGGGGGGACACATTAGCATTTGTAATGCTTCAGATTATCATCTGGGTAAATCTAAACAAGACGCATTTATTCAATTAACTAGGGCTTGCTGA
- a CDS encoding cupin domain-containing protein, whose protein sequence is MKQSPISAELISAPLGKTIYPEPYASLMKGRQKRKLGEYFGLTHFGVNLTHLSPGAISALAHSHSKQEEFILVLEGSPTLVLGEEEFVLHPGDCYGFKAGTGIAHQLINRSEENVTYLEIGDRTEGDEVEFPNDDLKATQLPNGEWALTHKMVAHIKVTV, encoded by the coding sequence GTGAAGCAATCCCCAATTTCAGCAGAATTGATTTCAGCGCCGCTCGGTAAGACAATATACCCAGAGCCTTATGCTTCCCTTATGAAGGGACGACAAAAGCGAAAACTGGGTGAGTATTTTGGGTTAACTCATTTTGGAGTTAATTTAACCCATCTCTCACCGGGTGCAATTTCTGCACTTGCTCACAGCCACTCAAAGCAAGAAGAATTTATCCTGGTATTGGAAGGCAGCCCAACGCTGGTACTGGGCGAAGAGGAATTCGTTTTGCATCCTGGTGACTGCTATGGATTTAAGGCAGGGACAGGTATCGCCCATCAACTGATTAATCGATCTGAGGAAAATGTAACCTATCTTGAAATTGGCGATCGCACTGAGGGAGATGAGGTGGAATTCCCAAATGACGATCTTAAAGCAACACAATTGCCGAATGGTGAATGGGCTTTAACGCACAAGATGGTCGCCCATATTAAGGTCACTGTCTAA
- a CDS encoding J domain-containing protein: MDTYKQVAEPNAVAKARFDRNCALIYLDFQNALAPAERRCVRRITAWAKIYFVEFYRGSPVFLSKSNYIANNENLSSDVGLKREFADPYRLQASNPKVKSRHHVDPLWDKETHDKWVEEHELEVRLFWARKKYLDLGDPEDIANVKANYELLGIEPFSNSETIRRAYHQEAKIFHPDQGGNAQNFALLEKVYRNVLDNAVKNENKLLMKQKV, translated from the coding sequence ATGGACACGTATAAGCAGGTAGCTGAACCTAATGCAGTTGCTAAGGCAAGGTTTGATAGGAACTGTGCCTTGATTTACCTTGACTTTCAAAACGCACTTGCTCCAGCCGAAAGGCGCTGTGTGCGACGCATTACTGCTTGGGCAAAAATATACTTTGTTGAGTTTTATAGAGGTAGTCCTGTCTTCTTAAGTAAATCAAATTACATTGCAAACAACGAGAACTTAAGCAGTGACGTAGGTTTGAAGCGTGAGTTTGCTGACCCATACCGCCTTCAAGCGTCAAATCCAAAAGTCAAATCGCGGCATCATGTAGATCCACTATGGGATAAGGAAACTCACGATAAGTGGGTTGAAGAGCATGAGTTAGAGGTGCGTCTATTTTGGGCACGAAAAAAATACTTAGATCTTGGTGATCCGGAAGATATAGCAAATGTCAAGGCAAATTATGAATTGTTAGGGATTGAACCTTTTTCCAATTCTGAAACAATCAGACGTGCGTATCATCAAGAAGCTAAGATTTTTCATCCGGATCAAGGTGGAAATGCTCAAAACTTTGCATTGCTCGAAAAAGTCTACAGAAATGTATTAGATAATGCAGTTAAAAATGAGAATAAGCTTTTAATGAAGCAAAAAGTGTAA
- a CDS encoding metallophosphoesterase family protein, whose protein sequence is MSLNRRQFLLLMGLSASSVVGWEIKKGFLTVSEPPHQKILGVDPAIAEISDPKPLFRFVTIGDAGTGEKGQYDVANAMFRYHQNHPFQVVTLLGDNIYINGEIEKINQVFEKPYQPLLQQGVKFYACLGNHDIRTENGDRQVTYPLFNMKGRYYTFQYNPVQFFVLDANENADWEKQMPWLENQLQHSQSAWKIVYSHYPIYSSGVYGVNPELMNRLTPLFKKYGVQLYMNGHEHDYERTKPIDETTYLTSGNGGAAIRPVGSSEWTATAASILGFTAIEIYPDRMVIQAIDTENQVFDQGIILL, encoded by the coding sequence ATGTCATTGAATCGCCGTCAATTTCTATTGTTAATGGGTCTGAGTGCTTCTAGTGTTGTTGGGTGGGAAATCAAGAAGGGTTTTTTGACCGTTTCCGAGCCTCCGCATCAAAAAATTTTGGGGGTAGATCCGGCGATCGCAGAGATTTCTGACCCTAAACCGCTATTTCGTTTTGTCACCATTGGAGATGCAGGAACAGGAGAAAAGGGACAATATGATGTCGCTAATGCCATGTTTCGCTATCATCAAAACCATCCTTTTCAAGTGGTAACTTTATTGGGAGATAATATTTATATAAACGGCGAAATTGAGAAAATTAATCAAGTTTTTGAGAAACCCTATCAACCCTTACTCCAACAAGGAGTTAAATTTTATGCTTGTTTAGGGAATCACGATATTAGAACAGAAAATGGCGATCGCCAAGTCACTTATCCTTTATTTAATATGAAAGGTCGTTACTATACTTTTCAATATAACCCGGTGCAATTTTTTGTTTTAGATGCTAATGAAAATGCTGACTGGGAAAAACAAATGCCTTGGTTAGAAAACCAACTGCAACATAGTCAATCTGCTTGGAAAATCGTTTATAGTCATTATCCCATTTATTCTTCTGGGGTTTATGGGGTTAACCCAGAATTGATGAATCGATTAACCCCGTTGTTTAAAAAATATGGGGTGCAACTTTATATGAATGGTCATGAACATGATTATGAACGCACAAAACCAATTGATGAAACAACGTATTTAACAAGTGGAAATGGAGGTGCAGCAATTCGCCCTGTCGGAAGTTCAGAGTGGACAGCAACCGCCGCCTCAATATTAGGATTTACTGCCATTGAGATTTATCCAGATCGAATGGTTATTCAGGCAATTGACACAGAAAATCAAGTGTTTGATCAGGGAATTATTCTCTTATAA
- the mrdA gene encoding penicillin-binding protein 2 encodes MANESLFPAQSHYAVTPEPQNLTLRRRRLHQGVILLLLIGCFFSGLGIQLARLQLLQGEYHRIRAENNRLRLIPVPAKRGLILDRNGYFLAGSQLSRSVYLWPQEQSPEEWKITVEQLQSILNIPAAEIIEKLEKTGYRSRIPVRVSPNLSAQMFISLAEKVENLRGVEVRGESRRSYPNGNLAAHILGYIGEATSEELKQNPDYPMGMMVGKTGVEKLANSKIEGIWGNRLIEVDAKGQEIQELGVQPPQQGESIRLTLDLALQKTAEKALANRRGAVVVLDVKTGGILALTSGPTFDPNVFTDQVTSQEWKQLQSTEQPLLNRALQGYPPGSTFKIVTTTAGIESGKFSITSKLATSSAIKIGGIAFHEHGKGYGVIGFKDALAFSSNTFFYQVGVKTGAENIAKWGKELGIAGTINLDLLGLDGANYGQIPTPKEKEKLYGEPWYLGDTVTMAIGQGLVLVTPLELAVMISTVANNGWRVQPHLLMSQTNISETKPIKTQISASTLNLIRAGLIDVVKKGTGRGLNDGTIPLTGGKTGTVEIPGQPDNAMYVGFGPANKPEIAIAVVVEGGGYGAVSAAPIAHDIFKTYFSSRNVKSKSKS; translated from the coding sequence ATGGCTAACGAATCCCTGTTTCCGGCTCAATCCCATTATGCTGTCACCCCAGAACCCCAAAATCTAACCCTTCGACGTCGCCGCCTTCACCAAGGTGTGATTTTATTATTATTAATCGGTTGTTTTTTTAGTGGGTTAGGGATTCAACTGGCTCGGCTGCAATTACTCCAGGGAGAATATCATCGAATTCGGGCTGAAAATAATCGTTTACGTCTGATTCCTGTTCCGGCTAAACGAGGGTTAATTTTAGATCGAAACGGGTATTTTTTAGCCGGAAGTCAATTATCTCGTTCGGTATATTTATGGCCCCAAGAACAATCTCCTGAAGAATGGAAAATAACCGTTGAACAACTCCAATCTATTTTAAATATTCCGGCTGCTGAAATTATTGAAAAATTAGAAAAAACCGGATATCGATCTCGAATTCCCGTTCGAGTTAGTCCGAATCTTTCTGCTCAAATGTTTATTAGTTTAGCGGAGAAAGTGGAAAATTTACGCGGTGTTGAAGTTCGGGGAGAATCTCGACGGAGTTATCCGAATGGAAATTTAGCGGCTCATATTTTAGGTTATATTGGTGAAGCAACATCAGAGGAATTAAAACAAAATCCCGATTATCCGATGGGAATGATGGTCGGAAAAACAGGAGTTGAAAAATTAGCAAATTCTAAAATAGAGGGAATTTGGGGAAATCGATTAATTGAAGTGGATGCTAAGGGTCAGGAAATTCAAGAGTTAGGAGTTCAACCTCCCCAACAAGGTGAATCTATTCGCTTAACCTTAGATTTAGCCTTACAAAAAACGGCAGAAAAAGCTTTAGCAAATCGTCGAGGTGCAGTTGTAGTTTTAGATGTTAAAACCGGAGGGATTTTAGCCTTAACCAGTGGGCCGACTTTTGATCCGAATGTATTTACAGATCAAGTCACAAGTCAAGAATGGAAACAACTACAAAGCACGGAACAACCTTTATTAAATCGAGCGTTACAAGGATATCCTCCGGGGAGTACCTTTAAAATTGTGACGACAACCGCCGGAATTGAATCGGGGAAATTTTCAATTACATCTAAACTCGCAACTTCTTCAGCGATTAAAATTGGTGGAATTGCGTTTCATGAACATGGAAAAGGTTATGGTGTGATTGGATTTAAAGATGCTTTAGCTTTTAGTAGTAATACCTTTTTTTATCAGGTTGGGGTGAAAACTGGAGCAGAAAATATTGCCAAATGGGGAAAAGAATTGGGAATTGCAGGAACGATTAATCTGGATTTATTGGGGTTGGATGGGGCAAATTATGGGCAAATTCCTACCCCCAAAGAGAAGGAAAAATTATATGGAGAACCTTGGTATTTGGGGGATACAGTTACGATGGCAATTGGTCAAGGTTTAGTCTTAGTAACGCCCTTAGAATTGGCGGTAATGATTTCTACGGTAGCAAATAATGGGTGGCGAGTTCAACCTCATTTATTAATGTCTCAAACGAATATATCTGAAACCAAACCGATTAAAACTCAAATTTCTGCATCCACCCTGAATTTAATTCGCGCCGGATTAATTGATGTGGTCAAAAAAGGAACAGGACGGGGATTAAATGACGGGACTATTCCTTTAACGGGTGGAAAAACGGGAACAGTTGAAATCCCTGGACAGCCCGATAATGCGATGTATGTTGGGTTTGGGCCTGCAAATAAACCTGAAATTGCCATCGCTGTTGTAGTGGAAGGGGGAGGATATGGTGCGGTTTCTGCGGCTCCCATTGCCCATGATATTTTTAAAACCTATTTTAGTAGTCGGAACGTTAAATCTAAATCTAAATCTTAA
- a CDS encoding DNA phosphorothioation-associated putative methyltransferase has product MSSSHHLVFPPQSYSWECLTTSEVLTQQNPLNRDFNRGDDLLVFLALQALQRQVPPRLKCFDDFAPEIQREISNYFGSYQQTCFRVDQLLLNLQNPNSITQYCQQSSLGKKLPNALYVHYSALPELNIVLRLYEQLSRFYLPPLKPFTLIKFHTNQPVISYLFYPDFDLNPHPALTASFQVNVKTGNVNIMDYSNSNNPPILHRKETFITPNYPHYQKFTQLTETEESLGLLTPRKTSSYSEFLNSETRLYRTIGTQKGWQQHLDKHGVEIQDHRVIKFSELTENLTPLNSEDSLQFLPKIERHRAAIPRKNLSRPVRLALEAELFQEHATFFDYGCGYGGDIQRLAEQGYTSTGWDPYYSPQTPRVESNIVNIGYVINVIECQIERREALIQAWNLAQSVLIVAAQVLVDTQEKGIMVYGDGVITNRNTFQKYYQQEELKVYIDQVLNVDAIPLDLGVYIVFRDEMEAEKFRASRFRSRLTSPQVRLNVKRFEDYQELLQPLIEFVSDRGRLPVDYELPEADPIKQEFSSLKRAFKVILQVTNPDEWDAIAHKRRQDLLVYIALSRFGRRPKLFQLSEQMKNDIKGLFGSYIKSCNLADLMLYTLGDPKIIANHCQNSAVGQKRTNSLWIHISALEKLSPLLRLYEGCASQTLGRPEGANLIKFHIKTPKISYLFSPDFDIETHPTLSSCMQIDLRDLHVSYQTYDGPNPPILHRKHTFVTPEYPHYQQLVKLSEQEEKWGLLDNFKLIQTRLNWLKCLEDHCAEIRGYRVYWRTDADPYRVKLLRSARRTRKKLQSSDP; this is encoded by the coding sequence ATGAGTAGCAGTCATCATCTCGTTTTTCCTCCCCAGAGTTACTCTTGGGAATGCCTTACCACCTCTGAGGTTTTAACTCAACAGAACCCTCTAAACCGTGATTTCAATAGAGGGGATGATTTGCTGGTGTTTCTAGCATTACAAGCTCTACAACGACAAGTTCCTCCCCGTTTGAAATGTTTTGATGATTTTGCTCCCGAAATTCAACGAGAAATTTCTAACTATTTTGGCAGTTATCAACAAACTTGCTTTCGGGTTGATCAATTGTTACTGAATCTTCAAAACCCGAATTCTATTACTCAATATTGTCAGCAAAGTTCCCTGGGTAAAAAACTTCCCAATGCTTTATATGTTCATTATTCAGCCTTACCTGAACTCAATATTGTGTTAAGACTCTATGAACAATTAAGCCGTTTTTATTTACCTCCCTTAAAACCCTTTACCCTAATTAAATTTCATACGAATCAACCTGTTATTTCTTATTTATTTTATCCTGACTTTGATCTGAATCCCCATCCTGCCTTAACAGCCAGTTTTCAAGTGAATGTCAAAACGGGAAACGTTAATATTATGGATTATTCTAATAGTAATAATCCTCCGATTTTACATCGAAAAGAAACCTTTATTACTCCCAATTATCCCCATTATCAAAAATTTACCCAACTCACCGAAACAGAAGAATCCCTAGGATTATTAACACCTCGAAAAACTTCATCCTATTCAGAATTTCTCAACTCAGAAACTCGTCTCTATCGAACCATTGGAACTCAAAAAGGTTGGCAACAACACTTAGACAAACATGGGGTAGAAATTCAAGATCATCGGGTGATAAAATTTTCAGAACTTACGGAGAATTTAACCCCCCTAAATTCTGAGGATTCTTTACAGTTTTTACCCAAAATTGAACGTCATCGAGCCGCAATTCCGCGTAAAAATTTATCTCGTCCCGTTCGTTTAGCTTTGGAAGCCGAATTGTTTCAGGAACACGCCACTTTTTTTGATTATGGCTGTGGATATGGGGGAGATATTCAACGGTTAGCTGAACAGGGATATACGAGTACCGGATGGGACCCTTATTATTCTCCCCAGACTCCTCGCGTTGAATCAAATATTGTTAATATAGGCTATGTGATTAACGTGATTGAATGTCAAATAGAACGACGGGAAGCGTTAATTCAAGCTTGGAATTTAGCTCAATCCGTGTTAATTGTAGCAGCACAAGTGTTAGTTGATACCCAAGAAAAAGGAATTATGGTTTATGGAGATGGGGTAATTACTAACCGCAATACCTTTCAAAAATATTATCAACAGGAAGAACTCAAAGTTTATATTGATCAGGTGTTGAATGTTGATGCAATTCCTTTAGATTTAGGGGTTTATATTGTTTTTCGGGATGAGATGGAAGCCGAAAAATTTCGCGCTTCTCGCTTCCGATCTCGGTTAACTTCTCCCCAGGTGCGTTTAAACGTTAAACGGTTTGAAGATTATCAAGAATTACTGCAACCCTTAATTGAATTTGTTAGCGATCGCGGTCGTTTACCTGTAGATTATGAACTTCCAGAAGCAGACCCAATTAAACAGGAATTTAGCAGCTTAAAACGAGCGTTTAAAGTGATTTTACAAGTCACAAATCCCGATGAATGGGATGCGATCGCCCATAAACGTCGTCAAGATTTACTGGTGTATATTGCCTTAAGTCGATTTGGTCGTCGTCCTAAACTATTTCAACTTTCAGAACAAATGAAAAATGATATAAAAGGTTTATTCGGCAGTTATATAAAATCTTGTAATTTGGCAGATTTAATGTTATATACTCTTGGTGATCCTAAAATTATTGCTAACCATTGCCAAAATAGTGCAGTAGGTCAAAAACGAACCAATTCCCTCTGGATTCATATTTCAGCGCTGGAAAAACTTTCTCCCTTACTGCGGCTCTATGAGGGATGTGCTAGTCAAACTTTGGGGCGTCCTGAAGGTGCAAACTTAATTAAGTTTCATATCAAAACTCCCAAAATTTCCTATTTATTTTCTCCAGATTTTGATATCGAAACCCATCCCACCCTGAGTAGCTGTATGCAAATTGATCTGCGGGATCTTCATGTCAGCTATCAAACTTATGATGGCCCTAATCCCCCAATTTTGCATCGGAAACACACCTTTGTCACCCCGGAGTATCCTCACTATCAACAGTTGGTGAAACTGAGTGAGCAAGAAGAAAAATGGGGACTATTAGATAACTTTAAGTTGATTCAAACGCGCCTGAATTGGTTAAAATGTTTAGAAGACCATTGTGCAGAAATCAGGGGTTATCGTGTCTACTGGCGTACCGATGCTGATCCTTATCGGGTTAAATTATTGCGTTCTGCTCGTCGGACTCGAAAGAAATTACAGTCCTCTGACCCATAA
- a CDS encoding pentapeptide repeat-containing protein, with protein sequence MDIKQLLEKYNHGERDFRGAILIGVQLKGVDLSSVDLSGANLINADLQEADLSEADLTGVNLINANLSGADLSGSDLSRAYLNGAKLVGAYLNRAHLINTYLSGANLIYTKLIGANLTGANLTNVKLINANLTRAILTNSNLTGVNLIGADLKGATLLNADLKGANLSGTLIDETTELSEKWRLVQDIVTQGGIERDLSYTDLKETNLIGANLTAANLTHADLSGSNLSGIYLTNAIVENAKFLGVVGLSPEAKLNLKQRGAILD encoded by the coding sequence ATGGACATTAAACAATTACTAGAAAAGTATAATCACGGGGAAAGGGATTTTCGGGGCGCTATCTTAATTGGAGTACAACTTAAGGGCGTTGATTTAAGTAGTGTAGATTTAAGCGGTGCAAATCTAATTAATGCTGACTTACAAGAAGCAGATTTAAGCGAAGCAGATTTAACTGGAGTTAACTTAATTAATGCTAATTTGAGTGGTGCTGATTTAAGTGGGTCAGATCTCAGCCGAGCTTATCTCAATGGTGCTAAATTAGTCGGTGCTTATCTCAATCGCGCTCATTTAATTAATACCTATTTAAGTGGAGCAAATTTAATTTATACAAAACTGATTGGGGCTAATTTAACAGGAGCTAATCTCACCAATGTTAAATTAATTAACGCCAATCTTACCCGTGCAATTTTGACCAATTCTAACCTCACAGGTGTTAATTTAATTGGTGCGGATCTCAAAGGTGCAACGCTCTTAAATGCGGATCTCAAAGGTGCAAATTTAAGCGGAACCTTAATTGATGAAACCACCGAACTGAGTGAGAAATGGCGACTGGTTCAGGATATTGTGACTCAAGGAGGTATTGAACGAGATTTGAGTTATACAGATTTGAAAGAAACTAACTTAATTGGAGCCAATTTAACCGCAGCTAATTTAACCCATGCTGATTTAAGTGGTTCTAATTTAAGTGGAATTTATCTTACCAATGCTATTGTAGAAAATGCTAAATTCTTAGGTGTGGTGGGACTTTCCCCAGAAGCTAAACTTAACCTAAAACAACGAGGAGCCATATTAGATTAG
- a CDS encoding sensor histidine kinase, translating into MKSTFLANMSHELRSPLNAILGFAQLLLKSSTLVPEHQEKIRIILRSGKLPV; encoded by the coding sequence GTGAAAAGCACCTTTTTGGCGAATATGAGCCACGAATTGCGATCGCCTTTGAACGCAATTTTGGGTTTTGCTCAACTGCTTCTGAAAAGCTCAACTTTAGTCCCAGAACATCAAGAAAAGATTCGGATCATTCTTCGCAGTGGAAAACTTCCAGTTTGA
- a CDS encoding DUF5615 family PIN-like protein: MNLLFDQNLSPRLVNRLADLYPDSQHASFIGLDQADDRVLWEYANQHGFTVVTRDSDFSELNVLRGFPPKVIWIRRGNCSTNQIEEILRSHYQDIIQFYEDPALGVLALY; encoded by the coding sequence ATGAACCTACTGTTTGATCAAAATCTGTCACCTCGATTGGTCAATCGTCTTGCTGATTTGTATCCTGACTCTCAACACGCTTCCTTTATTGGTTTAGATCAAGCAGACGATCGCGTACTGTGGGAGTATGCAAATCAACATGGCTTTACTGTTGTAACCAGAGACTCTGATTTTAGTGAGTTGAATGTCTTGCGAGGATTTCCACCAAAAGTGATCTGGATTCGACGAGGTAATTGCTCAACAAATCAGATTGAAGAAATTTTGCGATCGCATTATCAAGACATCATCCAGTTTTACGAAGATCCTGCTCTTGGAGTGTTAGCGCTATATTAG